CGGGGCCTTGAAGCCCCGGCGCAGCGGCTCGAGGCCCGAGCCGAGGCGCGCGAGCCCGCGACCGACGAAGCGCCGAACCTCCTCGGCGCCGCCCACCGCCTCGAGGGTGCGCCGCCACTCGGGCAGCACCTCGTCGGGCTTGAGCCTCTGCTGGGCGAAGATCGTGCGGTTCTTCTTCGCGCGGTCGGCCGCGCGGCTCCAGGCGTCGTCGAAGAGCGTGAGCTGCGTGGTCGGGGTCCCCTTCTGCCGGCGCCTGAGGAGCACGGCCTTCAGCAGGGCCTGGGTCAGGGTGTGGCCCTCGTCGGGGAGCGGCACGGAGATGCCGAGCTCCTCGCGGATCTTGGCCGCCTTGCGCAGGATCACCTCGAGCACGGCGCCGTCCACCGGGTTATTGGCCCCGTACATCAGCGTGGCGCGCACCACGGGGCGCCGCTGCCCGAAGCGGTCGACGCGTCCCTCGCGCTGCTCGTGGCGCATCGGGTTCCACGACAGGTCGTAGTGCACGACCGCGTCGAAGTGCTCCTGCAGGTTGACGCCCTCGGAGAGGCAGTCGGTGGCGACCAGCACGCGCCGCTCCGCCTCGCCCAGGATCTCGACCTTCTCCCGCCGTTCCGCGGCGGTCAGCTCGCCCGTGACCACGGCCACCGTGACGCCCTCGAGCTTCGCCGCGAGGTGACGACCCAGATAGCCAGCGGTGGCGATGAAGCGGCAGAAGACGATGGGGCTGAAGCCCTTCGCGAGGAGCTCGGCGACGTGCTCGGCGAGGATCTTGAGCTTGGGCTCGCCGGCCTGCCCCGTGAGCTGCTCGGCCTCGGCGATCAGCGTGTCGAGCTCGGGGTCATCGGCGCCCAAAGGTGGCTCGAGGTCGTCGTCGGGCAAGGCGTCGGCGGTCCCGTCGAAGACCCGGTTCTCGAGGCTGTCTTCGTCCGGCGCGGTCTCGAGGCCCGAGCGGGTGCGCAGGGCCTGGGCGGCAGCCGCCGGGCTCGAGGCCACGCAGCGCATCAGCGCCAGGGTGCCCCAGAAGCTCAGCCGCTGCCGCCGCTCGTCGCCGCCCGCCGCCTCGACGACCTCGGCGCAGTAGTCGAGCACGGCCTGGAAGAAACGCTCCCAGGGGCCGGCGAGCTGATAGGTGAGCTCGCGCGTCTCGCGCCTGGGGAAGAGGTCGCCCTCGTGCCACTCGGCGATGTCCGGCCGCCGCCGCTGGACGAAGTGCTGCGCGAGCCGCTCGCGCAGGCGCGCGTGGGCCTCGCCCGTCGCGGTGGAGAGCCCCTCGAAGTCGCGGTGCAGGAGCCCGAGCAGCCGGTAAAATGCCTCCTCGTCGCCGCTGTGCGGCGTGGCGGTCAAGAAGACCAGGTGTCGAGAGGGGGACTCGGCGAGGCCGCGCAGCAGCTCGTAACGCTGGTGTCGCCCCTGCCCCGTGGGGGCGCAGGTGTGGGCTTCATCGACGATCGTGAGCTCGGGGCAGGCGCGCAGGAAGGTCGCGCGGCGGCTCTCGCTCTTGATGTAGTCCAGGCTGACCACCGTGAAGGGGTGCACGGAGAAGATGCTCTCGCTCGGCGGGACCTGCCGTTCGAGGCGGGTCGCGCTCGCGGCGGTGACCGCCACGGCGCGCAGGTGGAAGCGCGTTTCGAGCTCGGTGACCCACTGGTCGACGAGGTGCGGCGGGCAGAGCACGGCCAGGCGGTCGACCTCGCCGCGATCGAGAAGCTCACGGGCGATGAGCCCGGCCTCGATGGTCTTGCCAACGCCCACGTCGTCCGCGACGAGGAGGCGCACGGGGTCCAGCTTGAGCGCCATGAGGAGCGGCACGAGCTGATAAGCGCGCGGCTCCACGGCGAGCTGGCCAAAGCTGCGGAAGGGTCCCGCTCCGCGGCGGAGCGAGAGGAGGAGCGCGTCGCGGAGCAGCAGCGCGGCGTCGTGGCCGGCCTTCTGCGACGCGGCGGGCCAGGGGAAGGCGGCGTCGGTAACCGGCTCGAGCTCGACGGGCAGGTGCAGGAGCGTCAGGTCCTCCTCGGACCCGGCGAGCGGCCGCAGGCGAAGGGTCTCGGCGTCGCTTCCGGTGAGGACGATCCACTCGCGGCCCCGCGCCCGGACGAGGCTCCCCGGGGTGTAGCTCGCGCCGTTCATGGCGCCCGCCCGAGGGCCTGCGTGAGGGCGGAGAGCGCGTCCTGCCAGCCCGCCTCGTCGGCCGAGATCGGGATCACGGCGAAGCCCTGCTCCTCGAGGCGCGCGGCGAGCGGGGCCTGCGCGTCTTCGATCACCACCACGAAGTCTTGGCGCCAGACGAGGGGTAGGCGCGCCTCGCCGAGGGGAAGGGCCGCGTCATCGGGTGAGGGGAGACCCAGCTCGGCCACGCGCTCGCGAAAGCGCGCGGCGGCTCCCGGGAGCGCGGCGACGGGCGCGGACCCCGTGCGGCGGCGCGGGGGCGGAGCGCTCTCGACCGCCCCGGTCCTCGAGCCGGCAAGGCGCAAGAGGAGCTCGCGCAGCTCCGGGTCCCGGCGGTCGAGGAGCTCGTGCTCCGGCTGGTTGAAGTAGGACATCAGACATCCATAGCAGGCGGCGACGCAGGCCGTCCCCGGCCGTTCGCGGAGTCCGCCCGCGTCGGGAGGCAGCCCCCCCTCCTCCGGCAGCTCGAAGTGCAGGAGCTCGAGCGCTCGCCGCGCCACTCGCGCGAGGGCCTTTGGCTCCGCCACGAGGCGCGTGAGCACCCCCGCGCCCCCCTCGGTGGCCTCGTAGAAGAGGAAGCCCTTGCGAGCCTCGCGGCTCGGGAGCGGCTCGGCGAGGAGCTCGCCCTGCTCGAGCTGGTAACGGGTCTCGATCCCCCGCAGGAGCGCGTACTGCAGGGTGGTCAGCGTGACCGGCGAGAAGTCCTGGCGCGTGGGTCGAAGGAGCAGCGCGTTCTTGTGGTCCTGCACGCAGGGCACGATGCGCTGGGGGGGCACGGCCGTCGGGTCCTCGCCCTCCGCGTCCTCGTCGGCGTTCTTGGCCCAGTAGCCCGAGATGGGGTTCATGAGGAAGCCGTGGACGGCGCGGTCGGCACGGCGCCGAAGCCCCTTGTTGAGGCGGGTGATCGTGGCTCCCGCCCCGAAGGAGAGCTCGGCAAGGGGTCCGCGCGCGTCGAGCGCCTGGACGCGGCGCACGTCGAGCACATGGTCGCGCGTGGCCCAGGCGAAGGTCGTCTGCAGCTCGAAGCCCTGCCGCTGGCGCTCCTCGTCATTGGCCGTGATGCGCTCGGCCGGCCAGGTGCCGACGTTCTCGATGCGAAGGATGTCCCGCACCTGCTCGGCGTCCCCGAGCGGCGCGCGGCAGGCGTGGCAGAGGGAGCTCTCGTCCTCGAAGTGCGCGGCGCCGCACGAGGCGCAGATGCGCACGGCCAGGGTCGGCAGGCGCGTCTCCGCCCCCGTCGCCTCGGACCAGGCGGCGCCGAGCAGGGTTCGCACGACGCGGTAGGCGCGCCCCTCGTGGTAGATGAGGCTCCGCGGTCCAAACTCGGCCACGGCGAGAAAGCGCGGACGCTGGAGGTACGTTTCCCGGCCGCGTCCGTCGGGCGGCGGTGGCACGAAGGCGCGCAGCGGCAGGCGCGGGAAGTTGTAGCCCGGCAGAAAGCCCTCGGTGGCGAGATAGCGGTAGACGTAGAAGTCGCCGGAGCGCTCGTGGATCGACTGCTGCAAGAGCTCGAGCTGCGCGAGGGCCTGCGCGTGCCGGGCCTTGGCCTCGCTCCGCTCCCGAGGGCGGGCCGCGTAGCTATCGAGGACGCGGCGCGCGGCGTCCCGCTGCAGCTCGGCGCTGGCGAAGAGGTCGCGCCAGCGGTCGAAGGCCCGGCGGAAGCGCTCGAAGGCCGCCTCGACGAGCTCGCGCGCGAACGGCTCGGGGCCCGGATACCAGGGCGCCCGCTCGGCGGTGAGCTCGGGCTCGAGCGATGCGAGCAGACGCTCGAGCCGCACCACGGCGCGGGGCCCGACGGGGGGCGCGCACAGGCGCTGGACCAGCTCGGCCTTGAGAGGCCGACTGCGGTCGGGGAGCACGAGCAGCTCGGCGATCGAGGGCTCGAGCGGCGTCTCGGTCGAGGCGAGCCAGGTGGCGAGGAGGTGGCTCTCCACGAGCTCGCGGTTCGAGAGGTCGAGGATCGGTGGGCGCACCTCCCCGTGCACCATGGCCTTCGGGTCGCGGAAGAAGTACTGGTCGTGCGGGCTCTGGGCGGCGCAATAGGTCAGGACGAGCGCGGCCTGGCCTCCGCGGCCCGCGCGACCGCTCCGCTGCGCGTAGTTGGCGGGCGTCGGCGGCACGTTGCGCAGGTGGACGGCGTTGAGGCTCGAGATGTCCACGCCGAGCTCCATCGTCGGGGAGCAGAAGAGCACGGGCAGAAAGCGCGTGGACTCGCCGAGGGACTGGACCTCTTCCGTCCGCTCCGCAAGGTCGCGACGCTCGTGCTCTCCGTACCGGAAGCGTTTCTCGCGGATGGCGCGGCGGGCCCCCTCGACCTGCGCGGTATGCTCGCGCGCCTCGAAGCCGAAGAGGGGGTGCTCGGGCTGTCCCAGCACCGCGGCCAGGTTCGCGTAGAGGCCGCGGAAGAAGGTGTTGGCCCGCGAGCCGCCGCGGGCCGGATCGGGGTGGCCCCGGCGGAAGACCACGCAGGCGTCGTTCAGGCGGTAGCCTTTGAGCGCATCGAAGGGCGTGACCTCCTCGGAGACCAGGCCGTGCGCGCGCGCCGCGGCGAGGAGCGCCTCGATCAGCCGGTCGAGCTCCTCCGCTCTGAGCCGGCGGGCGATCGTCGCGTCGGACCAGAGCCGGCGCCCGCTCGGGGCCTGGGAAGAGCGGAGGAGCCGACCGAGAGCGCTCCGCGCGCCGCCCCGCACGAGGAGATCTTCATCCCGCATCCGCGTCTCACGTCGCGCCGGGGCGGCGACCATCAGCCAGCGCCCGCTCGGCGGCTTCTCGTCGCGAGAGAGCCCCCAAGGGGCTCGCAGCCGCGCGTGAGATCGGTCCGCGAGCTGCTCGACCGTCGCGGGCTCGAGCACCTGGCTGCGCACGGCCAGGGAGCGCCGGAGATGATCGAAGAGTTCGAGGTAGACCGCCTCCCGGACCTCCGGCGTCGCATGGCGCAAGAGCTCGGGCGCGTCCGCGAACTCGCTGTCGTCGGCGGCGAGCTCCTCGAGGCCGAGGTAGCTCACCTCGAGGAGGCCGAGGTCTTCGAGGTTCGGGTTCGTGTAGCGCCAGCCGCGTCGCTGATCGAACCAGGCGCGATAGGCGAGCACCTGACGGAGCGTTCCCTCCGCGTCCTGGAGGTTGAATCCCTTGAGCCCGGCCTCGAGCAGCCATTCCGCGCGCAGCTCCGCGTGCGCGCCGTCGAAGCCCAGGGCGCGCTGCTGGGCCAGGCCGAGCTCGTCGCTCCGCAGCCCCGCCTCGCCGGCCGCCTCGAGCGCGGCGTAGAAGGACCCGCGGACGAGAGAGACGAAGATGAAGTCGTTGAAGTGACCCGCCTGGAGGGCCGCGTCCTGGCGATTGTCGGAGAAGCCGAGGAGCTTGCGCGTGTAGCGGTCGAGCCCCGAGTCGGCCTCGTGGAGCGCCCGCAGCACGCTGGTCACGAGCACCGTGGTCGCCGAGCTTCGGCCCTCGGAGGAGAGCGAGGCCAGCCGCGTGCGGTCGCGGGCCGAGGTGGCGTGCGCCGTGCGGCAGCGCAGGCAGAAGCGGAAGCGCCCGGGAATGAGCCAGCCGGGCGTGCCCGTGCCGAGGAGCCCCCCCGGGCTCACGCGCACCTCCTGCACGCGCGCGCCGCGATAGGAGCTCTTCAGGCGCGGGGCCCCGTCCGCGTCGTGCTCGAGCCAGGCCTCGGGGTAGTCCGCGTCGCGGGCGGCGAAGTCGAAGTCGGCGTCAACGGGCGCCGGGACGAGGAAGCCGATCCCCTGGGTCTCGAGCGCCGCAGCGTCGGCCTCGGCCTCGGGCGCGAGCGCCATGGTGTCGTCGATGTCGCGCGGTAGCACGCGCGTCTCGGCGCCATCCGTGGCGAGCCGTACGGGGTGAGCCTCCTGGCCGCACTCGCGACAGAAGTGGAGCGGGTAGAGCCGCTTTTCCGGCGCACCGGGCAAGAAGTGCTGCCCCTCGACGGTCACGCTGCGCTGGCCGGGCGGCTCGAAGGTCGCGTAGGCGTTCCCCGCGCCGGAAAGAAACTGGTGCAGCTTGAAGGCGAAGAAGCCCCGCGAGCTGTCCCCCGGCCGGCCAGTGCGCACCTGCTCGGGAAGGCTCGAGACGAGGAGCAGCTCGCGCAGCGCCGCCCGACAGGCGTCCACGTCGCGACCCGCGTCCCGGCTGAGCGCGTCGGAGGCCTCGCCCAGGCTGAGCGGGCGCGCGCGCACCCACTGGCTATCGGCCTCGGACCAGGTCACGCCGAGGCGCGTCTCGACCCAGATCGCCAGGGGGTGCTCGCGCAGCTCCGCGTCGGAGATGCTCTCCGGCAACCCGGCGTCGATCGACGGACCGAGCAGCGGACGCACCTTCTCGTGATCGAGGTCGGCGCAGGTCACGCGCTCGAGGGACTCCGTGATCACGTTCGACTCGGGAACCTCGACGGCGAAGAGCTTCGAGGCCACCTCGGCCACCACGCGCTTCTTGTCCTCGAGGGTCCCCTCGCTGGCCATCGTCGCGGAGGTCCCCACGCAGAGGAGGCCCTTCGGCGCGAGCCGCTCGCGCACCCGACGCACGAGCAGCGCCACGTCCGCGCCCTGCCGTCCCCGGTAGGTGTGGAGCTCGTCGAGCACGAGGAACCGGAGGCCCGCGCAGTTGCCGATCACCGTGCGGTCGAGCTCGTCCTGTCGGGTCAGGAGGAGCTCGAGCATCATGAAGTTGGTGAGCAGGATGTCGGGCGGTTGGCGAGCGATCGCTTGGCGCTCCAAAGCGTCCGCCTGGCCCGTGTAGCTGGCAAAGGTTACGAGGCGCGGGCCGGCCTTCTGCCGGGCGTACTTCTCGAGCTCCTCGAGCTGGCTGTTCGCGAGCGCGTTCATGGGATAGATGACGATCGCGCGCGTGCGCGGCGGGGCGGCCGGCTCCCGTTCCTTCTCCCGCAGCACCTCGCTGAAGATCGGCAGGAAGAAGCAGAGCGACTTGCCCGAGCCTGTGCCCGTGGTCACGACGTAGCTCTCGCCCTCGGCCGCGATGGCGATGGCCTGGTGCTGGTGGCGGTAGAGCGACAGAGGCACGCCCGCCGGAGACCCGGGCGTCGGCGGACCACGAAAGTACTCGGCAGTTCGCGGCGCGAGGAGGCCCTTGGCGATGACTTGCTCGAGGCTCTCCGCCCGCTCGTAGCTCGGGTTGAGCTGAATGAGCGCCGGGGGCCAGAAGCGCTCCTCGGCGTAGAGCTCCTCGATGCGCCGCCGCAGGTCCTCGGCGTAGATCGTGGTGAAGGAGCGCGCGAAGCTCGCGTACTCGGCCACCACGCGGTCGCGCAGCGCGAAGACGTCGAGGCCAGTCCGGGTCACGCGGTGAGCCCCCTACCCATGCGAGGAGGATGCCGGAAGCCGTGACTACTCACAAGGTCCGGAGGTCTACTTCCGCTTCTTCACCGGCTTGCGGATGCCGAAGACGCGGATCTTGTGCACCAGCGTGCGGAGCGGGATGCGCAAGCGGCGGGCGGCTTCGGTCTGGTTCCAGCCGGACTGCTCCAGCGCGTCGGCGAGGAGGTGGATCTGATAGCGCTCGAGGCGGGTGCGGAAGTCCAGGTCCTCGTCCCCCGGCTGGGGCGGCAGCGAGGGAATGGCCGGCAGCGAGGTCGCGCTGCCGCGGCCGCGCACGCGCTCGAGCAGGTCATCCTCGTCGATCTGCGTGCCCTGCGCGACGAAGGCCGCGCGGTGGATCACGTTGCGGAGCTCGCGCACGTTGCCGGGCCAGCCGTAGCGCAGGAGCCACGCGGCGGCGGCCGGGGTGAGCCCCTCGAGCTGGCGGCCGTGCAGCTCGTTCGCCTCCTCGAGGAAGCTCTCGGCCAGCGGCCCGATCTCCTCGGGGCGCTCGCGCAGCGGCGGCACCCGCAGGGTCATGGCGTTCAGCCGGTAGAGGAGGTCGCTGCGGAAGGTGCCCGCGTGGCACATGGCCTCCAGGTCCTGGTTCGTGGCGGCGATGACCCGCACGTCCACGTCGATCTCCTTCGTCCCACCGACCCGACGGATGACGTGCCCCTCGAGCGCGCGGAGCAGCGCGACCTGCGCCTTGGGCGGCAGCTCGCCGATCTCGTCGAAGAAGAGCGTCCCGCCGTCGGCCTGTTCGAAGATCCCTTTGCGCTGCTCGCTCGCGCCGGTGAAGGCGGCCCGCTCGTGCCCGAAGAGCGTGGCCTCGATCAGCTCGGGGGGAATCGCCCCGCAGTTGAGCGAGCAGAGGCGTCGCGCGCGCCGCGGTCCGGCGCGATGGATCGCGAGCGCGAGGAGCTCCTTGCCCACCCCCGTCTCGCCGGCGATGAGCACCGGAATCCCCGTGTGCCCGAGCCGCTCCGCGGTGGTGAAGAGGTCGCGCATCGTCTCGTTGTGAACGACGGGAGCCCCCACCCCGCCGAGCTCGAGAGGAAAGGCGAGCCCCGCCTCGGCCGTGTCGGCGACGGCGACTACGGGCAGAGCCAGCGTGGCCCTCTGCACGGCCGACCAGACGTGGTCGATCAGTGCCTCGATGGTGCGCGCCCCGTCGGGGTAGATGCCGAACCCGATCTGCAGCGACGGTTCACCCTCGAGGCGTCCCGCGAGAATCGCCTCGGTGAGCGTCTGCACCTGGCTGGCCCCGGACTCGGGCAAGAGGATCTCCATCACGTCGGGTCCGTAGAGACCCACGCGATCCACCGAGCGGAGGAGCGCCCGTACTCGCGGGCACCAGCGACAGAGGTGCCCTTCGCCCCCGCGCGCCGCGCGCACCATCAGGAGCGCCATGCGGCGGTTGAAGACGCGGCACCTTTGCGCCTCCTCCTCCAGGCGGCTCAGGAAGCGGTCGTGGCTCGGGAGCCCATAGAGCGCGCTCTCCTTGGGCGACAGCGCGTGGACCAGCACCACCACCGACCCGAGCATCAGCTCGTCGCCGGGGCGGGCGCGGCTGCGGCTCACGCGGGCGCCGTTGATCCAGGTACCGTTCGTGGAGCCCAGGTCCTCGATCCACAGCTCGCCATCGATCACCTCGAAGCGGGCGTGCTGACGCGAGAGGCTGTGGTCCCGGATCGGCACATCGGCCGGCGGCTCGCGCCCGACGATCTTGCCGAGCCCCGGCGAGAGTCCAACCACCTGCGCGCCGTCGCGGTGGTAGATCACGAGCGAGGTGGCTCCCTCGTGGCTGCGGGCCTGTTCGAGCAGTCCGAGGAGATCGTCCGGGATGCGGACCGTCATCCCCGTCGGCGCAGGTGTGGCGTCTAAGTCGTCTCGGCTCACGTCGTCGTCTCCCCCGGAAGCGCTCACAGACTCTCCATCTTAACCCGCCTGCTCGTCGACGTCACGAGCTCGCAGCGCCGCTTCGGCCCGCAGGCTGTCGCGCCGCACGAAGGGCGCGGCGGCGAGCCAGAAGAGCCCGCTCACCACGATCACGAGCGCGGTGTAGCTGAAGGCCGTGCCGAGGTCGCTGCGGTCGGCCACGCGGCCGATGAGCACCGGCGAGGTCATCTCCCCGAGGGCGTGTACGATCAGGGTGTTGAGCGCGAAGCCGGTGGCGCGCAGGCGCGGCTCGACGACGTTGGCGAGCACCGTATTCGCGGGACCCGTGTTCACGAAGAGCAGCAGCACGGCGACGGCCATGGCAGTCCAATAGATCATCGGCTGCTTCGACGCGGTCAGTAGGTAGAGCAGCGGAAAAGCGCCGAGGGTCGCCACCCCCGAGACCACCGCGTGGGCCCCGGGACGCCGCGCGGCCAGCCGGTCGCTCAGCCAGCCCCCGCCGAGGGTGCCGAGGATCCCCATGCTGACGGCCGCCAGCCCGAAGTAGAGGTCGGCCTGCTCGAGCGTCAGCCCGCGCTCGAGGTGCAGAAAGGTGGGCATCCAGTAGGAGAGCCCGTTCATGGCGAAGCCGTAGGCCGTCATGGCCAGGGTATCGAGCAGGTAGCTCGGGTTCGTGAGGAGCGCGGCATAGGCGGCGACGCCGAGGCGGCGTCCTTGATAGCGGGACAGGGCCTCGGCATCCAGCCCCTCGGCCGCCCCGCGCGTGGGCTCCCGGATGAAGAAGATGAGGAGGCCGCCGACGAGACCGGCCAGTCCCACGCCCGCAACGGCCACCCGCCAGCCGAGGCGGGTCCCCACCTCGCCGCCGATGATGTAGGCCAGCGCGCCACCCAGCGGCAGGGAGGCGTAGAGCACCCCGAGGGCGCGACCCCGCTCCT
Above is a window of Deltaproteobacteria bacterium DNA encoding:
- a CDS encoding DEAD/DEAH box helicase, whose protein sequence is MNGASYTPGSLVRARGREWIVLTGSDAETLRLRPLAGSEEDLTLLHLPVELEPVTDAAFPWPAASQKAGHDAALLLRDALLLSLRRGAGPFRSFGQLAVEPRAYQLVPLLMALKLDPVRLLVADDVGVGKTIEAGLIARELLDRGEVDRLAVLCPPHLVDQWVTELETRFHLRAVAVTAASATRLERQVPPSESIFSVHPFTVVSLDYIKSESRRATFLRACPELTIVDEAHTCAPTGQGRHQRYELLRGLAESPSRHLVFLTATPHSGDEEAFYRLLGLLHRDFEGLSTATGEAHARLRERLAQHFVQRRRPDIAEWHEGDLFPRRETRELTYQLAGPWERFFQAVLDYCAEVVEAAGGDERRQRLSFWGTLALMRCVASSPAAAAQALRTRSGLETAPDEDSLENRVFDGTADALPDDDLEPPLGADDPELDTLIAEAEQLTGQAGEPKLKILAEHVAELLAKGFSPIVFCRFIATAGYLGRHLAAKLEGVTVAVVTGELTAAERREKVEILGEAERRVLVATDCLSEGVNLQEHFDAVVHYDLSWNPMRHEQREGRVDRFGQRRPVVRATLMYGANNPVDGAVLEVILRKAAKIREELGISVPLPDEGHTLTQALLKAVLLRRRQKGTPTTQLTLFDDAWSRAADRAKKNRTIFAQQRLKPDEVLPEWRRTLEAVGGAEEVRRFVGRGLARLGSGLEPLRRGFKAPLAPLPEELRERLEAAGLSGTVALDFAVPAAAGCRAVQRSHPLVALLAESLLEGTLDAGSDAAAADPAVLGRVGCWVSTGVTERTLVALVRLRHQLTSPRAGKSKLLLVEEAAALAFGAGSTPQLEGPEALALLEPAPVADPPAHVRERQVTQALAQLGERRDALDAFAARRAQALLADHRRVRDAADARGSATVKPLLPVDVIGLFVLLPRVD
- a CDS encoding DEAD/DEAH box helicase, coding for MTRTGLDVFALRDRVVAEYASFARSFTTIYAEDLRRRIEELYAEERFWPPALIQLNPSYERAESLEQVIAKGLLAPRTAEYFRGPPTPGSPAGVPLSLYRHQHQAIAIAAEGESYVVTTGTGSGKSLCFFLPIFSEVLREKEREPAAPPRTRAIVIYPMNALANSQLEELEKYARQKAGPRLVTFASYTGQADALERQAIARQPPDILLTNFMMLELLLTRQDELDRTVIGNCAGLRFLVLDELHTYRGRQGADVALLVRRVRERLAPKGLLCVGTSATMASEGTLEDKKRVVAEVASKLFAVEVPESNVITESLERVTCADLDHEKVRPLLGPSIDAGLPESISDAELREHPLAIWVETRLGVTWSEADSQWVRARPLSLGEASDALSRDAGRDVDACRAALRELLLVSSLPEQVRTGRPGDSSRGFFAFKLHQFLSGAGNAYATFEPPGQRSVTVEGQHFLPGAPEKRLYPLHFCRECGQEAHPVRLATDGAETRVLPRDIDDTMALAPEAEADAAALETQGIGFLVPAPVDADFDFAARDADYPEAWLEHDADGAPRLKSSYRGARVQEVRVSPGGLLGTGTPGWLIPGRFRFCLRCRTAHATSARDRTRLASLSSEGRSSATTVLVTSVLRALHEADSGLDRYTRKLLGFSDNRQDAALQAGHFNDFIFVSLVRGSFYAALEAAGEAGLRSDELGLAQQRALGFDGAHAELRAEWLLEAGLKGFNLQDAEGTLRQVLAYRAWFDQRRGWRYTNPNLEDLGLLEVSYLGLEELAADDSEFADAPELLRHATPEVREAVYLELFDHLRRSLAVRSQVLEPATVEQLADRSHARLRAPWGLSRDEKPPSGRWLMVAAPARRETRMRDEDLLVRGGARSALGRLLRSSQAPSGRRLWSDATIARRLRAEELDRLIEALLAAARAHGLVSEEVTPFDALKGYRLNDACVVFRRGHPDPARGGSRANTFFRGLYANLAAVLGQPEHPLFGFEAREHTAQVEGARRAIREKRFRYGEHERRDLAERTEEVQSLGESTRFLPVLFCSPTMELGVDISSLNAVHLRNVPPTPANYAQRSGRAGRGGQAALVLTYCAAQSPHDQYFFRDPKAMVHGEVRPPILDLSNRELVESHLLATWLASTETPLEPSIAELLVLPDRSRPLKAELVQRLCAPPVGPRAVVRLERLLASLEPELTAERAPWYPGPEPFARELVEAAFERFRRAFDRWRDLFASAELQRDAARRVLDSYAARPRERSEAKARHAQALAQLELLQQSIHERSGDFYVYRYLATEGFLPGYNFPRLPLRAFVPPPPDGRGRETYLQRPRFLAVAEFGPRSLIYHEGRAYRVVRTLLGAAWSEATGAETRLPTLAVRICASCGAAHFEDESSLCHACRAPLGDAEQVRDILRIENVGTWPAERITANDEERQRQGFELQTTFAWATRDHVLDVRRVQALDARGPLAELSFGAGATITRLNKGLRRRADRAVHGFLMNPISGYWAKNADEDAEGEDPTAVPPQRIVPCVQDHKNALLLRPTRQDFSPVTLTTLQYALLRGIETRYQLEQGELLAEPLPSREARKGFLFYEATEGGAGVLTRLVAEPKALARVARRALELLHFELPEEGGLPPDAGGLRERPGTACVAACYGCLMSYFNQPEHELLDRRDPELRELLLRLAGSRTGAVESAPPPRRRTGSAPVAALPGAAARFRERVAELGLPSPDDAALPLGEARLPLVWRQDFVVVIEDAQAPLAARLEEQGFAVIPISADEAGWQDALSALTQALGRAP
- a CDS encoding sigma 54-interacting transcriptional regulator, coding for MTVRIPDDLLGLLEQARSHEGATSLVIYHRDGAQVVGLSPGLGKIVGREPPADVPIRDHSLSRQHARFEVIDGELWIEDLGSTNGTWINGARVSRSRARPGDELMLGSVVVLVHALSPKESALYGLPSHDRFLSRLEEEAQRCRVFNRRMALLMVRAARGGEGHLCRWCPRVRALLRSVDRVGLYGPDVMEILLPESGASQVQTLTEAILAGRLEGEPSLQIGFGIYPDGARTIEALIDHVWSAVQRATLALPVVAVADTAEAGLAFPLELGGVGAPVVHNETMRDLFTTAERLGHTGIPVLIAGETGVGKELLALAIHRAGPRRARRLCSLNCGAIPPELIEATLFGHERAAFTGASEQRKGIFEQADGGTLFFDEIGELPPKAQVALLRALEGHVIRRVGGTKEIDVDVRVIAATNQDLEAMCHAGTFRSDLLYRLNAMTLRVPPLRERPEEIGPLAESFLEEANELHGRQLEGLTPAAAAWLLRYGWPGNVRELRNVIHRAAFVAQGTQIDEDDLLERVRGRGSATSLPAIPSLPPQPGDEDLDFRTRLERYQIHLLADALEQSGWNQTEAARRLRIPLRTLVHKIRVFGIRKPVKKRK
- a CDS encoding MFS transporter, whose protein sequence is MTLPLSTHPLARPRVILSLLFGLNLITYVGRYLLASLLPLLEKTFAPLSKEELGYFMPAFLLVFMLSSPLFGVLGDRLPRRILLGAGMLTWGLAAAAGGLVQSFRQMLVTRAIVGLGQSAYSTITPTLVTDLYPAQERGRALGVLYASLPLGGALAYIIGGEVGTRLGWRVAVAGVGLAGLVGGLLIFFIREPTRGAAEGLDAEALSRYQGRRLGVAAYAALLTNPSYLLDTLAMTAYGFAMNGLSYWMPTFLHLERGLTLEQADLYFGLAAVSMGILGTLGGGWLSDRLAARRPGAHAVVSGVATLGAFPLLYLLTASKQPMIYWTAMAVAVLLLFVNTGPANTVLANVVEPRLRATGFALNTLIVHALGEMTSPVLIGRVADRSDLGTAFSYTALVIVVSGLFWLAAAPFVRRDSLRAEAALRARDVDEQAG